In Spirosoma aureum, a single genomic region encodes these proteins:
- a CDS encoding type II toxin-antitoxin system RelE/ParE family toxin, with the protein MDTGAPIIWTDEAKEDLRDVLHYLSRSPLAYVDNWSNKLTKKLSLPVLFPEMGRKVPEKELSHLREILVGNYRLLYIPQ; encoded by the coding sequence ATGGATACAGGTGCACCGATAATATGGACAGACGAAGCCAAAGAAGACTTACGTGATGTTCTCCATTATCTTTCACGCTCTCCGTTAGCTTACGTTGACAACTGGTCAAATAAACTGACTAAAAAGCTAAGTTTACCGGTATTATTTCCGGAAATGGGCCGCAAAGTTCCAGAAAAAGAACTTAGTCATCTTAGGGAAATATTAGTAGGAAATTATCGCTTGCTATATATACCTCAATGA
- a CDS encoding SufE family protein, whose protein sequence is MTINEKQDEIIEEFDLFEDQLDKTQYIIDLGKKLPPMPETSKTDENRIMGCQSKVWVDAEFKDDRLYFNGDSEQTAQISKGLVSLLIRVLSGEKPEDIAKADLYFIPRVGMGNLITSLRAGGLASMIERMKAYGRAYTSQVAQAD, encoded by the coding sequence ATGACCATTAACGAGAAACAGGACGAAATTATCGAAGAATTCGACTTGTTCGAGGATCAGCTCGACAAGACGCAATACATTATAGATCTGGGCAAAAAACTGCCTCCCATGCCCGAAACCAGTAAAACGGACGAAAACCGTATTATGGGCTGTCAGTCAAAGGTGTGGGTCGATGCGGAATTTAAAGACGATCGGCTCTACTTCAACGGTGATAGCGAACAAACGGCACAAATTTCAAAAGGGCTGGTTAGTTTGCTGATTCGGGTATTATCGGGCGAAAAACCCGAAGATATTGCCAAAGCTGATCTGTATTTCATTCCACGAGTTGGTATGGGTAACCTGATTACCTCACTACGGGCGGGTGGATTGGCCTCAATGATTGAACGCATGAAAGCCTACGGCCGCGCTTACACCAGCCAGGTTGCTCAGGCAGACTAA
- a CDS encoding DUF59 domain-containing protein, with protein sequence MTDEELKEQVVLALKGVYDPEIPVDVYELGLIYDIKIFPVNNVYILMTLTSPSCPSAGSIPAEIEEKVRAIDGVNDVSVELTFDPPYSTELMSEVAKLELGFM encoded by the coding sequence ATGACAGACGAAGAACTGAAAGAACAAGTCGTACTAGCCCTTAAAGGCGTATATGATCCCGAAATTCCGGTGGATGTATATGAGCTGGGGCTGATTTACGACATCAAAATATTCCCGGTCAATAACGTCTATATTTTGATGACGCTGACCTCGCCTTCCTGCCCATCAGCAGGGTCAATTCCGGCGGAGATCGAAGAGAAGGTACGGGCTATTGATGGAGTCAACGACGTAAGTGTCGAACTGACTTTTGATCCCCCCTACTCTACTGAACTGATGTCGGAAGTAGCCAAACTTGAATTAGGATTTATGTAA
- a CDS encoding BrxA/BrxB family bacilliredoxin has protein sequence MYPPHLLVPMREDLTSVGFQELTTADDVVNTMENAEGTMLVVVNSVCGCAAGAARPGVKAALAASAVKPDKMVTVFAGGDLDATAKMREYLLPYPPSSPAIGIFKDGDLVHFIERHHIEGRSAQMIAQHLEMALEEFCTPANA, from the coding sequence ATGTATCCTCCTCATTTGCTTGTCCCGATGCGGGAAGACCTGACGAGCGTCGGGTTTCAGGAACTGACCACCGCCGACGACGTGGTGAACACGATGGAAAATGCTGAAGGCACGATGCTTGTCGTTGTCAATTCGGTATGTGGTTGCGCAGCGGGTGCAGCCCGTCCGGGCGTAAAGGCGGCCTTAGCGGCCAGTGCCGTTAAACCCGACAAAATGGTGACGGTATTTGCCGGTGGCGATCTGGACGCTACGGCCAAGATGCGGGAGTACCTGCTTCCTTATCCACCATCATCGCCAGCCATCGGTATTTTTAAAGATGGTGATCTGGTACATTTCATCGAGCGGCACCATATTGAAGGGCGTTCAGCACAAATGATTGCTCAACACCTCGAAATGGCGCTGGAAGAGTTTTGTACACCAGCCAACGCATAA
- a CDS encoding NCS2 family permease: MPQHYTSITSRRTEVLAGISTFLATMYIIVVNPSILSQAGLPFSGVLTATVLLSFFCSLMMGLYARNPIVVAPGMGLNAFFTFTAVKGMGIRPEVALGAVFWAGILFLLLSVLNVRSAIVRIIPLPIRYAVSAGIGLFITLIGFENARFIVANPATLVSAAHLTDPILLTFVFGLLLTSILVVRDVPGAIIIGIILTTLAAWPIGRYWGDASAINFGQKTLVNSQGIWAAPDFSLIGKLDLTNSLTWALWPVIFAFAFTDLFDSLSTFVGVAEAGGLQDADGQPRNLNRSLLTDAVSTTLAGLLGTSPGTAYIESAVGIAQGGRTGLTAIVAGCCFLPFLFLSPLLSIIPAIATAPALVLVGAFMMKPVTRINWGQLDDALPAFLALVLIPFSYSITQGLIWGFLSWTVIKVAVGKSQEVPIGLWIVDVFCVLALFSA; the protein is encoded by the coding sequence ATGCCTCAACATTATACGTCCATTACGTCCCGCCGAACTGAAGTCCTTGCCGGTATTTCAACATTTCTGGCAACGATGTACATCATCGTTGTTAACCCGTCAATTTTGAGTCAGGCCGGTTTGCCATTTAGTGGTGTATTGACGGCTACGGTTTTGTTGTCCTTTTTTTGCAGTCTTATGATGGGGCTCTATGCACGCAATCCAATTGTGGTAGCACCGGGCATGGGTCTAAACGCTTTTTTTACGTTTACGGCCGTTAAAGGAATGGGCATTCGGCCCGAAGTGGCGCTGGGAGCCGTGTTTTGGGCCGGTATTCTGTTTTTGCTATTGTCGGTGCTGAATGTGCGTTCGGCCATTGTCCGGATCATTCCACTGCCCATTCGCTATGCCGTTTCTGCCGGAATCGGTCTATTTATTACGCTGATCGGCTTCGAGAATGCCCGATTTATTGTTGCCAATCCGGCAACGCTGGTCAGTGCTGCTCACCTGACCGACCCGATCCTATTGACTTTCGTTTTTGGCTTGCTGTTAACCAGTATTCTGGTTGTGCGCGATGTGCCAGGAGCAATCATTATCGGGATTATTCTGACTACATTGGCTGCCTGGCCCATTGGGCGGTATTGGGGCGATGCATCGGCCATTAACTTTGGCCAAAAAACGCTGGTCAATAGTCAGGGCATATGGGCGGCTCCCGATTTTTCATTAATTGGAAAACTGGATCTAACCAACTCGCTGACCTGGGCACTATGGCCCGTGATTTTTGCCTTTGCCTTCACCGATCTGTTCGACAGTCTCTCTACGTTCGTAGGCGTTGCTGAAGCAGGGGGTTTGCAGGACGCCGATGGCCAGCCCCGGAATCTGAATCGTTCATTACTGACCGATGCCGTTTCAACAACACTGGCAGGCTTACTGGGAACTAGTCCCGGTACCGCCTATATTGAATCGGCGGTCGGCATTGCGCAGGGTGGGCGAACAGGCCTGACAGCCATCGTTGCGGGCTGTTGCTTTCTGCCTTTTCTATTCCTGTCGCCATTGTTATCGATTATTCCGGCCATTGCAACGGCTCCGGCTCTGGTATTGGTTGGGGCTTTCATGATGAAGCCCGTTACACGAATCAACTGGGGCCAATTAGACGATGCACTGCCTGCTTTTCTGGCACTCGTGCTGATCCCGTTCAGCTATTCGATTACCCAGGGCCTAATCTGGGGATTTCTGTCATGGACAGTCATTAAAGTGGCAGTCGGGAAGAGTCAGGAGGTGCCCATTGGCCTGTGGATAGTCGACGTGTTTTGTGTGTTAGCCTTATTCTCGGCCTAA
- a CDS encoding amidohydrolase translates to MANLYFLSLPIRYCLIVCFALFGFRSTAQPSDALLVKVRQLAYTDSARLVSMYKDLHTHPELGFMETRTADIVSEELKSLGYEVYSGIGKTGVVGILKNGDGPTVMFRADMDALPVKETTELPYASTATVKLPDGNEVPTMHACGHDAHITWLLGIAKLMKTLQQDWKGTLVLVAQPAEEPIMGARAMREDPVFIKNVPLPDYLLAMHTGPFPTGMVMNLPGTRMAGTDQLDVTFRGIGGHGSAPQTTKDPIIMASEAILQYQTIISRSNDPQTPAVLTVGSVQAGQDNNVIPASALVKINFRWLKPETRKMLYDGVSRIDSGIAFSNGLPMGLYPIMKKKGYSFPVVNDSALVRKVNTTLEKVVKKGSLISAGLPTAMGSEDFHHLVLDNKKSVYDFIFVGTAPLDKVIAARKEGKQTPFANHNGNYMVDLAGIPWGVQLGTDALLGVLKLK, encoded by the coding sequence ATGGCGAATCTATATTTCCTCTCCCTTCCGATCAGGTATTGTCTTATTGTCTGTTTTGCACTTTTCGGGTTTAGATCTACTGCCCAACCATCCGATGCGCTCCTTGTCAAAGTACGTCAGCTAGCCTATACCGACTCCGCCCGGCTTGTGTCTATGTATAAAGACCTGCACACCCATCCGGAACTGGGCTTTATGGAAACCAGAACGGCTGATATTGTCAGTGAAGAGCTAAAAAGTTTAGGGTATGAGGTCTATTCAGGGATTGGCAAAACGGGTGTTGTTGGCATTCTGAAAAATGGCGACGGTCCAACGGTTATGTTTCGTGCCGATATGGATGCGCTACCGGTTAAAGAAACAACGGAGCTACCCTATGCCAGCACCGCAACCGTAAAACTGCCAGATGGAAATGAGGTGCCAACGATGCACGCCTGTGGACATGATGCACACATTACCTGGCTGTTGGGCATCGCTAAACTCATGAAAACGCTCCAGCAGGATTGGAAAGGAACCCTGGTACTGGTCGCTCAACCGGCTGAAGAACCAATAATGGGTGCCAGAGCCATGCGGGAAGACCCCGTTTTCATCAAAAATGTACCCCTGCCCGATTATTTACTAGCCATGCATACGGGCCCATTTCCAACCGGTATGGTCATGAATCTTCCGGGCACTCGGATGGCAGGCACCGATCAGTTGGACGTTACATTTCGTGGTATCGGCGGACATGGCTCTGCCCCACAAACAACTAAAGACCCGATTATTATGGCCAGCGAGGCCATCCTGCAATATCAGACGATAATCAGCCGAAGCAATGATCCGCAGACACCGGCCGTGCTCACTGTTGGTTCCGTTCAGGCTGGTCAGGATAACAACGTAATACCGGCTTCGGCACTGGTAAAAATAAACTTTCGGTGGCTTAAACCCGAAACCCGAAAAATGCTGTACGACGGCGTCAGCCGAATTGATAGCGGCATAGCCTTTAGCAATGGGCTGCCAATGGGTCTTTATCCAATCATGAAGAAAAAGGGCTATTCGTTTCCGGTTGTCAACGATTCAGCGCTCGTCAGGAAAGTGAATACAACCCTGGAAAAAGTAGTAAAGAAGGGGAGTCTGATTTCGGCTGGTTTACCCACAGCCATGGGGTCAGAAGATTTCCATCATCTTGTTCTGGACAATAAGAAATCTGTTTATGATTTTATATTCGTCGGAACAGCCCCGCTGGACAAGGTTATTGCCGCCAGAAAAGAAGGTAAACAAACCCCATTCGCTAACCACAATGGAAACTACATGGTCGATCTGGCGGGCATACCCTGGGGTGTTCAGCTTGGTACAGATGCTTTACTGGGTGTGCTCAAGCTGAAGTAA
- a CDS encoding 6-phosphogluconolactonase, which produces MNLKKFSDYNTLSQYTAEYIAGIINKKPDALLCLASGDTPIETYHRFVALVKAGKVDISQCTFVGLDEWVGFGPDDVGSCSYYVYRDLFNPLNLRSEQVHVFDAKASDLASECKRIDGVIRSKGGLDLLLVGMGMNGHIALNEPGTPFNLGCHVVELAESTKIVGQKYFETETTLTKGITIGLRHLAEARNVVLLVSGEKKAPMLRQALTGPITEQIPASMIQTRPNARVLVDEAAGSLLI; this is translated from the coding sequence ATGAATCTTAAAAAGTTTTCTGATTACAACACACTTTCGCAGTATACCGCTGAGTATATCGCAGGCATTATTAATAAAAAGCCGGATGCTTTACTTTGCCTGGCATCGGGTGATACGCCAATTGAAACCTATCATCGATTTGTAGCGCTGGTAAAAGCCGGAAAGGTTGATATTAGCCAGTGCACGTTTGTTGGGCTGGACGAATGGGTAGGTTTCGGCCCCGACGATGTGGGGAGCTGTTCGTATTATGTCTACCGGGATTTGTTTAATCCACTCAACCTTCGCTCGGAGCAAGTTCATGTTTTCGACGCGAAGGCCAGCGATCTGGCCAGCGAATGTAAACGAATCGATGGGGTTATTCGGTCGAAAGGCGGGTTAGATCTCTTGCTGGTTGGGATGGGCATGAACGGTCATATTGCGCTGAATGAGCCTGGTACACCCTTCAATCTGGGTTGCCATGTTGTTGAACTGGCCGAAAGTACCAAAATCGTTGGACAGAAGTATTTCGAAACTGAAACTACCTTAACCAAGGGTATTACCATCGGGTTACGTCACCTGGCAGAAGCGCGGAATGTGGTGCTTCTGGTTAGTGGCGAGAAAAAAGCACCGATGCTGCGTCAGGCACTGACGGGGCCTATTACTGAACAGATCCCGGCCAGCATGATCCAAACGCGTCCTAATGCACGTGTTTTGGTCGATGAAGCCGCTGGAAGCTTGCTTATTTGA